Proteins encoded in a region of the Elaeis guineensis isolate ETL-2024a chromosome 7, EG11, whole genome shotgun sequence genome:
- the LOC105048617 gene encoding eukaryotic translation initiation factor 3 subunit I, giving the protein MRPILMKGHERPLTFLKYNREGDLLFSCAKDHTPTVWFADNGERLGTYRGHNGAVWCCDVSRDSGLLITGSADQSVKLWSVQTGAQLYSFNFDSPAKAVDFSIGDKLAIITTDPFMGLPSTIQVKRIARDPSEQTSESVLTIKGPQGRINRAVWGPLNKTIISGGEDAVVRIWDAETGQLLKESDKETGHQKTITSLSKSADGSHFLTGSLDKSAKLWDIRTLTLIKTYVTERPVNACAISPLLDHVVMGGGQEASHVTTTDRRAGKFEAKFFHKILQEEIGGVKGHFGPINALAFNPDGRSFASGGEDGYVRLHHFDPDYFNIKM; this is encoded by the exons ATGCGGCCGATATTGATGAAGGGGCACGAGCGGCCCCTGACATTCTTGAAGTACAACCGGGAGGGGGACCTGCTCTTCTCGTGTGCCAAGGACCATACTCCCACCGTCTGGTTCGCTGACAACGGCGAACGCCTCGGCACCTACCGCGGCCACAACGGCGCTGTCTGGTGCTGCGACGTCTCCC GTGATTCTGGACTCCTCATTACGGGCAGTGCAGaccagagtgtgaagctgtggagTGTTCAAACAGGAGCTCAACTCTATTCTTTTAACTTTGATTCTCCAGCGAAAGCAGTGGATTTTTCTATTGGGGATAAGCTTGCTATAATCACTACTGACCCATTTATGGGCCTTCCATCCACTATTCAAGTGAAACGAATTGCCAGAGATCCTAGTGAAC AGACTAGTGAATCAGTGCTTACAATCAAGGGGCCTCAAGGAAGAATCAATAGGGCTGTTTGGGGACCATTAAACAAGACTATAATAAGTGGTGGTGAAGATGCAGTAGTCCGAATATGGGATGCTGAG ACTGGACAGCTGCTGAAGGAGTCAGACAAAGAAACTGGTCATCAGAAAACAATAACTTCACTATCAAAATCTGCAGATGGTTCTCATTTCCTCACAGGTTCATTGGATAAGTCTGCCAAG CTCTGGGACATAAGGACATTGACTCTTATCAAGACATACGTGACAGAACGCCCCGTCAATGCTTGTGCGATATCCCCCCTTCTTGACCAT GTGGTGATGGGAGGTGGCCAGGAAGCATCACACGTCACAACAACTGATCGTCGTGCTGGAAAGTTTGAGGCTAAATTTTTTCACAAG ATTCTTCAAGAAGAGATTGGGGGTGTGAAAGGGCATTTTGGACCAATAAATGCTCTAGCATTTAATCCTGATGGAAGAAG